The genome window CGGGGTCAATCTGATGTTTGAGCAGAAAAAATAGCTATGTCATCAATAATCTTTCCTCCGTCAAATTACAATAAATCTGAATCTATGGAAAATATCAGTGCATCGATTTCTTCTCTGTAAGAAAGAGCATCCGACAAAAActaattttgttttcactttttcctaattgaaaaatgataagGAACTGTTAAAGAAGCGCAGCGCCCAATAGATTTAGTAATCAATTAACTTTAGgtttgttttttaattagAATGCCACACAGCAGAGCTCCTACATGATATATTAAGAagtaataaatacaaataacACAAATTGGTAAGGTGTTCTAATAAGTAGCCGTACAAGGCCCCTGAATATATGGATTGAGGTCTCTTTATGTATGAAATGTGGTAGGTggaaatttcattattgttaaatCTCGGCAGAAACGGAACGTCCTCTGTCGACAGAAGATTAAGACAATTACAGTAGTCTTGTCCTTATTGAACATCACAGCCTCATACTTCAACCATTATCCGTTCTTTACTAGGAATCTAAGTGTGTTGTAATTGTACTGAAATTTATAAGCTCCCAATCACAATTCTGTTTTCTTGGAGGTAGAATAAAGGAACTTTTATCAATAAACATATAGCTGATAAAGATGATGTCGACATGTAGTCATAAAGCTTCCGTCTCTTAGTTGAATTATCGATTTGATAATCGCCTTTCCTTTCTAATACATGGTATAATAACTGAAATTACGCATCGCTAAGTGCCTATGTGAAACCAAGTTCCGTTACTTACTTGCAACATATATCCGTTATAGGTTAGAaagaatttcttttaaactTGAACTGGTAAATGAGCCAGTCAGGTAGCAGATGTCGACTTTTAtggtaattttttttccGTTTATCCTGAGATAATAATTACCTGCATCCTCCAggaattttaaatttcctATTACTTCCTAAACATGAAAATACGCGTATTGGGTTCCAGCCAGTTCTCTAGCTACTTTCAAATAGGAGACAAATGTCCAAATTAGGCTACGAGATATTTTTGCCTATCGCGTAATCGGTACCATAATACTAGGTTCATTTTAACTAGATATGTAAAATACAATTCACAAACGTAGAGTTAATACTACACCGCTACTCAGATCTAATAGAAAAAGtaatgaacaaaaaaattaaaagcaATTACAGCGGGTACTATTCAAGACAACTGGCCAATAGATCTGGCAGTAAACAGTGGAATATTCGCAGCCAAATTTCTGAATGGATTCTAAATACAAACCGTTAGTGTacattttttgttcttaGATTTTTTACGCATTTACTTCgtaaaacagaaaaaactaaatttttttcgaaatttttATCTATTAAACAATCAACATGTGTTGGCTATGTGTTTAAATTGTACGGATAAACTCAGATCTCGTTTGTCCATTCTCATTTTCGACTTCGAAATGATACAACACCCACAATGTGTTTTTATCAATTCgaaaaaatgatgatgaccATAAAAATGGCGCTTCACTGCAGTGGTTTAATAGATTTAGTGAATTTTAtgatatgtatatatttttggtttttttcttttcttttggtTTTCAGTAATTACTCGCAAACAATACATAATatacaaattttttttgtaaagtAATACAATNNNNNNNNNNNNNNNNNNNNNNNNNNNNNNNNNNNNNNNNNNNNNNNNNNNNNNNNNNNNNNNNNNNNNNNNNNNNNNNNNNNNNNNNNNNNNNNNNNNNNNNNNNNNNNNNNNNNNNNNNNNNNNNNNNNNNNNNNNNNNNNNNNNNNNNNNNNNNNNNNNNNNNNNNNNNNNNNNNNNNNNNNNNNNNNNNNNNNNNNNNNNNNNNNNNNNNNNNNNNNNNNNNNNNNNNNNNNNNNNNNNNNNNNNNNNNNNNNNNNNNNNNNNNNNNNNNNNNNNNNNNNNNNNNNNNNNNNNNNNNNNNNNNNNNNNNNNNNNNNNNNNNNNNNNNNNNNNNNNNNNNNNNNNNNNNNNNNNNNNNNNNNNNNNNNNNNNNNNNNNNNNNNNNNNNNNNNNNNNNNNNNNNNNNNNNNNNNNNNNNNNNNNNNNNNtgttatatattatatgatttattaaaccTATGCAAATAAGAAGAATATCAATTCTCACctaaagatatatatttatatatatatgtaaatatGTATCTTTAGGCACTACAAATGAAATAGACCCTACATAATGAATCTAAGAAAATACAATGCGCTGATGCTAACTCCTGCGATGGAACTGAGAAAAAAATCCCAGTTAGCCATGCGTTctatgaaaatgaagaataaaaataatgataaagaagaatttcTATTTAGAGCaaagataatgaattatGATGGTCGAACAAAAATTACTTTATCCAACATATTAAAGTActacaatatatatgaagtttatcaattttcaaaagcATACAATGAGCGTCCTATTGCATCACCTGTCGTTACGGATGAATATGtaatatcttttgaaaactACGTCATCTCTAAGCATTGTTACGAAAATATCGAATTCCTTAAAGAATCAGACTGTTTTCTACGATTCTCAGATGAAGAGCTTGAAGCTAATcaagatttgaaaaatgaattggCACAAAAATGGAATAATGTGTTTTAtccatattttttcaatgaagaTTCAGATTCcgaaataaatttatcacCTGAACAGTtcataatattcaaaaactaTAAAATGCTAAACGAATTGCCCTCGAAACGAGACATCTTAAATGCAAGAAGagaaataataagaatCTTGCAAGATATCTTTAGAATGTTCAACTCCTCATTCACCACTCACCCCTAGACTAGTAAATAATAGCATTTACTATTTTTCAAACGCAATCATTAATACATCATGtccaatgaaaaaaaaaaattataactTGCATTGCCGGCATTCCTCGAAGAATATTCACTATATATACAATCCACGTATTTCCTGCATTCACGTTATTAAAAAGTAGCTGAATTTTAACTTTACCATGCATATATAGATAAAATTTATCTACATAGCACTTTTTATAATGTCTTTAATATAtgtcaatatatatatatcttttaactTAACCttctatttttaaaagGTCCTTTACATTTAGATTAGATCGAAGTTATTTTTCTCATTGAACTTTTCTTGAAATCAGCTCCTAAAGCATCTAATTATTTTCGATCTTTAAACCTAACTTATGAGAGTCattcaattaatattacaaacagacactattaatatatttgtttgtGTTATCTATATAACATTTATTAAGAGAAACactttaataaatgatcTATATCATAATGAGTGACCCGATTCCTATACCGGAAATCGTTCTGTGACTACGCCGGTACCGGGATTGCATGTGACATGCATAAATTGCATTAATAGTATGCAGGGGAAGTAACCACATGCCAATGCTACTCCAATTCCTTATTTCTTTACGACTTTAGAGGAAGCACTGCATTCATAACCTTCTTATGACTAACAAtactatatatttattatttttacctAAAGTTAAGAAACCTTTACCATGAAAACCTTTTAGTATCAGTAAATATAGTTACTGAcaaaacatatataaatagtggttattattcaatagCATCTAGAgttcttattttttcatttgtcTTTGTAGATTCTTAtacatttaatatttattcagCTAATAGGAATCATAAACCAATTTAGTATAAAATAGAAGAGTGTATTCTGTTTTGTTTGTAGTTTGGAATcacatacatatacatactGTGTTAATTTGATACCTActatattttcatcagGAGATATCACGGGCGATCTAGTATATTTAACAATTATCCTTTAGCGCTCTCCagatatttaattgaaaaaattctGATTAGTCATTCTTTACATTAATAGtgattaataaaattgagtTTAGTCATATACTTTCCAAAAggattttatttgatatttaaGATACTGTTAAAATCTAAATCGAGCACTAGTATTTGCTATTATTCAacatattgaaaaatagaGTAATACTCAAATACTCGGTGTCATAAAAacaatcattaaattttcaaaggTAAAAAATCAACAACTTACTATTATCAAAGTACAAaacttcaataaattaaacTCAGTGTTCTGTTTCAATAGAGTTCTCCATACATAAAACATCAACCAGCTCTAAGAATGTTTAAGCAAACGTTTGTGATTCTAGCTCATGATAGCAAATCATCGGCTAGCAAAATAATTCCCCCAGTGAAGCTAGCATATAAGAATATGCTAAAAGATCCTTCAGTTAAGTATCAACCTTTTATAAGACCAACAATGAAGGAAAGGGCTTGGCCTGACAAAACTATCAAAAAAGCACCACGTTGGCTTTCTACTGATTTAAGAGATGGTAATCAGTCGTTACCAGATCCAATGAATattgaacaaaaaaagGAGTACTTTCATAAATTAGTCAATATTGGTTTTAAGGAAATTGAAGTTTCCTTTCCATCAGCTTCTCAGACGGATTTTGATTTCACTAGATACGCAGTGGAAAATGCCCCTGAGGATGTTACCATTCAATGTTTAGTTCAATCTCGTGATCATCTTATCAAAAGAACAGTTGAATCTCTAACTGGTGCCAAGAGAGCTAGCATTCATACCTATCTAGCAACTAGTGATATGTTCCGTAGTATAGTTTTTGACATGTCAAAAGAAGAAGCTATCAAAAAAGCTGTCGAAGCTACTAAATTAGTCAGAAAGTTAACGAAGGATGATCCTAAACAACAGGGAACTCGTTGGTCATATCAGTTCTCTCCAGAATGTTTCAGTGATACTCCAGTTGAATTTGCTGTCGAAATTTGCGAGGCGGTGAAGGAGGCCTGGGAACCAACAGTTGAAAACCCTATCGTATTCAATCTACCAGCTACTGTAGAAGTGGCTATGCCAAATATCTATGCTGatcaaattgaatatttttcaaatcataTTTCAGAGCGTGAAAAGGTTTGCATATCAACACATACACATAACGATCGTGGTTGTGGTGTTGCTGCTACTGAATTAGGTTTACTAGCCGGAGCTGATCGTGTTGAAGGTTGTATATTTGGTAACGGTGAACGTACTGGTAATGTTGACCTAGTAACCGTCGCTTTAAACATGTATACACAAGGTGTTTCTCCAAATCTGGATTTCTCTGATATTAAATCCTTAATCGAAGTTGTTGAACGTTGTAACAAGATTCCTGTCGCCGCTAGAGCTCCATATGGTGGTGATCTAGTAGTATGCGCATTCTCTGGTTCTCATCAAGATGCTATCAAGAAAGGGTTTGCTCTACAAGAAAAAAGACGTGCTGCAGGTGATAATTTCTGGAAAATCCCATACTTACCACTTGATCCTAAGGACATTGGCCGTGATTATGAAGCTGTTATCAGAGTCAATTCCCAATCCGGAAAGGGCGGTGCAGCATGGGTTATTTTAAGGGCATTAGGTTTAGATTTACCAAGAAATATGCAAATCGAATTCTCTAACATTGTCCAAGAGCATGCTGATAGTCTAGGAAAAGAACTTCAATCTGAAGAAATCACTGGCTTATTCAAGAATGTCTACAATCACAACAACGAAGTGAGCAGctatatttcattattagattACGATGTTAAGAAGGTGGATACTGAACGTAGAATTTTAACCGGTCAAGTTGAGATTGCTGGTCAAGTTGTTTCCATTGAAGGTACAGGTAATGGTCCAATTTCATCTCTGGTAGATGCATTATCTAACTTGTTGAACGTAAAAATTGGTGTTGCTAATTATGCTGAGCATTCTATTGGCTCTGGTTCAACTACTCGTGCTGCTTCGTATGTCCATTTAACATATAGACGCGATAgcaataatgaaaaatcttATCAATGGGGTGTTGGTATAAGTGAGGATGTCTCCGATGCTTCAATCAAGGCGATTTTATCAACTGTTAATAACATAATTCACTCAACAGAAATCAGTCTACCTTCTGTTTTAGAATCTAAACATGCAGGCACTGCCTAATTGATAAGATTGTTTaagataaaattattaatattaattcaaCGATTAATCTTTGAACTGTATTCCACAAATTGGTATTGTTACCAGATCccttatttatttaattcgtattatatatatagaaacTAAAAAACttagatttttttaatttaccaatcaatatcatataattctttttcttgaaaGATCAATAGGAGTTCGATTACCATAACTGTTAGGATAAGCCACCTTATAAGATATCGATGCatcataatatttattatcaagGTCATATAGTCAATCATATAGGTACTAAGACTGTTAAGCTTTACTATACAGACACATACATCTAGTTCAATGATGTGGGCATAAttgattgaaaaaaaaCGGC of Tetrapisispora phaffii CBS 4417 chromosome 6, complete genome contains these proteins:
- the TPHA0F01740 gene encoding uncharacterized protein (similar to Saccharomyces cerevisiae LEU4 (YNL104C) and LEU9 (YOR108W); ancestral locus Anc_2.172), with translation MFKQTFVILAHDSKSSASKIIPPVKLAYKNMLKDPSVKYQPFIRPTMKERAWPDKTIKKAPRWLSTDLRDGNQSLPDPMNIEQKKEYFHKLVNIGFKEIEVSFPSASQTDFDFTRYAVENAPEDVTIQCLVQSRDHLIKRTVESLTGAKRASIHTYLATSDMFRSIVFDMSKEEAIKKAVEATKLVRKLTKDDPKQQGTRWSYQFSPECFSDTPVEFAVEICEAVKEAWEPTVENPIVFNLPATVEVAMPNIYADQIEYFSNHISEREKVCISTHTHNDRGCGVAATELGLLAGADRVEGCIFGNGERTGNVDLVTVALNMYTQGVSPNLDFSDIKSLIEVVERCNKIPVAARAPYGGDLVVCAFSGSHQDAIKKGFALQEKRRAAGDNFWKIPYLPLDPKDIGRDYEAVIRVNSQSGKGGAAWVILRALGLDLPRNMQIEFSNIVQEHADSLGKELQSEEITGLFKNVYNHNNEVSSYISLLDYDVKKVDTERRILTGQVEIAGQVVSIEGTGNGPISSLVDALSNLLNVKIGVANYAEHSIGSGSTTRAASYVHLTYRRDSNNEKSYQWGVGISEDVSDASIKAILSTVNNIIHSTEISLPSVLESKHAGTA
- the TPHA0F01730 gene encoding uncharacterized protein (similar to Saccharomyces cerevisiae RGS2 (YOR107W); ancestral locus Anc_2.173) produces the protein MNLRKYNALMLTPAMELRKKSQLAMRSMKMKNKNNDKEEFLFRAKIMNYDGRTKITLSNILKYYNIYEVYQFSKAYNERPIASPVVTDEYVISFENYVISKHCYENIEFLKESDCFLRFSDEELEANQDLKNELAQKWNNVFYPYFFNEDSDSEINLSPEQFIIFKNYKMLNELPSKRDILNARREIIRILQDIFRMFNSSFTTHP